The Candidatus Rubidus massiliensis DNA segment TTCCAAATTACTTCCTAACTTCTGGCGATAAAGACTTAAAAACATCTTTACGTTTATTAGATAAAACAAATTTTTTTACAAAAGAAATTGATGATATTATCTTGCAAGGCAAATGCCGCGTAGCTATTCATTCAGCCAAAGATTTACCAGAACCTTTGCCAGAAGGTTTAGCAGTTTTTGCGTTCACAAAAGGTCTTGATTGCGCAGATAGTCTAGTTTTGCGTGAAAATGAAACCCTAGATTCTTTACCAAAACATGCTATCGTTGCTACTTCGTCTGCAAGAAGAGAAGAACTTGTCAAACAGTATCGACCTGACTTTACATTTGTTGATATCAGAGGCACGATACAACAACGTTTAGAAAAGGTTATGACAAAAGAAGTGGATGGCGTGGTTATAGCAGAAGCTGCTTTAATTCGTCTAAATTTAACACATCTTAACCGCATTAAATTAAAGGGTGACACAACACCCATGCAAGGAAGATTGGCAGTTATCGGCCAAGAAAAAGATGAAGAGATGAAACAGTTGTTTGCTTGCCTTCATTATGACAACTAAAAAAACTCTTTATTTAGGCATTGAATCCCCTAACCCTTATTTCTTGCACAATCCAATTATTATTACAGAAATACTCCCTATAAATCGTAAAGATTGCCAACATATGGTAAAAATATTCAATCAATTTTCCCATGTTTTTTTCAGTAGTAAAAATGTTGTGCGCTATTTATATCAGATCTTTAAACATTATCAATTGGATTTTAATAAGCTTAATGAAAAGAAAGTTTTAAGCATTGGCCAAGAAACAAGCAAATGCTTACTTCAATTTGGTATAACCCCCTTTTATACCTCAGATATAGAGACTACTGAAGGGTTATTAAAAGTTTTACCAAACTTTATCCCTATCCATTACTTATTATGGCCTCACTCTTCTTTATCAAGAACTGTTTTATCTACTTTTTGCAAAGAAAATCAAATCCCGCTTTACGATATTCCCATTTACTCAACTAAAGTAAACCCTAACTTTATCGTTTATGATTTGAACCTATTTGATGAAATTATTTTTACTAGTCCATCATGTGTCGATGCTTTTCAACAATTTTAT contains these protein-coding regions:
- the hemC gene encoding Porphobilinogen deaminase, yielding MITISVAARQSELSKRQVNEILTELSQHHAVEFIPNYFLTSGDKDLKTSLRLLDKTNFFTKEIDDIILQGKCRVAIHSAKDLPEPLPEGLAVFAFTKGLDCADSLVLRENETLDSLPKHAIVATSSARREELVKQYRPDFTFVDIRGTIQQRLEKVMTKEVDGVVIAEAALIRLNLTHLNRIKLKGDTTPMQGRLAVIGQEKDEEMKQLFACLHYDN
- a CDS encoding uroporphyrinogen-III synthase; translation: MTTKKTLYLGIESPNPYFLHNPIIITEILPINRKDCQHMVKIFNQFSHVFFSSKNVVRYLYQIFKHYQLDFNKLNEKKVLSIGQETSKCLLQFGITPFYTSDIETTEGLLKVLPNFIPIHYLLWPHSSLSRTVLSTFCKENQIPLYDIPIYSTKVNPNFIVYDLNLFDEIIFTSPSCVDAFQQFYSSIPQGIKLTPIGPITEQKLKLVKL